The window TCCAACAGTGTCATCAAGCTGAGCGGGGTCGACTGCGGGGTTCTGGCGGCTCTGGTCAACTACGTTTACACGGCTCAGGTGAGCATCACGGAGACGAACGTGCAGAGCCTGCTGGAGGCTGCGGACCTGCTGCAGTTCATCCCGGTCAAACAAGCGTGCCAAGCCTTCCTCGTTCGTCTCCTGGATGTGGACAACTGCTTGGGCATGCATGCTTTTGCTCAGCTCCACCTGTGTCCCCAACTGGAGCGTGAGGCCAGGAGGATGATGCTGAGCAGGTTCTCAGAGCTGATCCAGCAGGAAGAGTTCCTGGAGCTGGACCTGAATAGGATTCGAACCCTTGTGGCTACGCAGAAGCTGAGTGCACTGAAGGATGAAGAGTTGATAGATGCGGTGGCCAAATGGGTGATCCATGATTTGGAGAACCGTCTTCATTACACTATGGACCTGCTCCAGTCCATCCATCTGGACCTGGATGAGACTGACTTCAAGGCGAGTTTGGAGGTGCAAAGGCAGTGCTTGGTGGGGAGTGGTGACAGACTTAAATCTATGATCATGAAGGCTTCACGACCAAAGGAAATAGGCACTAGTGGAAAAACGCCATCAAGCATTTACATCATCGGAGGGTACTACTGGCACCCTCTGTGTGAAGTTCACATATGGGAACCCTCAAGCGACACATGGCTGCGAGGGAAAGACATGCCGGATCATGCTAGAGAGAGCTACAGTGTGGCTTTACTGGGGGCGGATATCTACGTGACTGGCGGCTACAGGACCAACACGGTGGAAGCTCTCGACACTGTCTTTATTTATAACTGTGACGATGACGAGTGGACAGAGGGCTGCCCCATGATCACAGCCAGATACTACCATTGCTCCGTGGCGCTACATGGCTGCCTTTACGCCATAGGAGGCTACAGGGGCGGCGCTCCAGAGCAGGAGACAGAATGTTATGATCCACTCAAGAAGACATGGCTCCCTTGCGCAAGAATGATCCAAGGTATGCAACAAAGGATAAGAATTCTTTTATTGTGGAAGGTTTTCATGCTCTTGATAGTGTAACGGGTGCCAGCCAAGGAGGCAGTGGATGAACCCGGATGTGAGTAAGGTTTAGGGGGGTGAGTGTCGCAggtgccagccagtgtggtTGTGTGGATTAATGACGGGagacctcactccctgacaccttaacgGGATAGTTGggagtttttgacatgaagttttaTGATTATACCCTTCAGCAGTGTAGCCATCAACGGTGACTGACCCCCACTTGgccccgtgagcccagttctggtcggattcgGTAATGAAAAGCATAGTTCTGGTTAGTTTttggggttacttaagtaaagagtttggcttctcaaaacaacatgctttcgaaagagtaatacatttgcatcacaaaaaatcaatcgctcggctttactttctctggCATCGTATTAATGCGTGCTATcagctgtccattgttgtgtatgtgatgaagatggctgcgacactcacatcttcatccgctgtggaacacatacgtaaacaagatggctcgCGACGGATGCAACATGCGACGTCACAGAAAGTAAAGCCGAGTGATTTGGGAGGTCTGATTTTTGTGAAGAGGCGTTTTTGTCATGCatcttttcaacgcatattgttttgagaagccaaactctttccttaagtaaccccaataacCAACTGGAACTAcatttctcatcaccgaaacccgaccagaactgggATCACAGGACCAAGTGCGGGGTAAGTCACACTGCTGGTGGGgatatcatacaacttcattttaaaaaatcccaaGTAGCCCTGTAAGGGTTGCACTGGATGTCGTGTTGGCAGTCCAGGATTTTAGCTCGACAGCTTGCGCTTTCGACTCTGTGGATGTTGGTTGGAGCTGAGGGCAGAATGCAGGGGCTGACAGGACCTTACAACTTACATTATTGAGAGTAAGGTTTAGGTGGTGTGAGTGAGTGTAAAAACCCAAACATTCACAGCCTGAACGTATGCGGAGGTCCGCTTGGACTCAAAGCATCTGCAAACTCCGTGCGTGCAGAGCTCAAATTTTATTATCATGCGGACTCCTCTCCGTGCAcagtccatccatcaatcttctTCTGCTTACCCAAGgttgggtcgcaggggcagcagcctaagcagagaaacCTAGACTTCTCTCTCCCCAACTACCTCATAGTaatctctccaacatgtcctgggtcttccccgatgttggatgtgccctgaacacctcccttaggaaggcatcctgaccagatgaccaagccacctcatctggctcctctcaatgtggaggagcagcggttctactccatgTCTACATTCTACTCATGGATGACAGTGCCTCTCACCCTACGGAGGAATGCTTtccggccgcttgtacccgcaaatCTTCTCCTTTCGGTCACAACTACTACGCataggaggggccaaaggggtcgggtgcagagcgaGTAGAGTGGCAGCCAAAAGTGGGGAACGTGTCGGTCCAATCCTCagctgcagaagctagctccATGCACTGgtgtcacacaaaacacatgtatttTTCGCCTAGACCCGTTTTTAACGTTACACCAATCTGCATTTTTCCGCATTCGTGTGGTGGAACAGAGCTGGAGAGTCCGATGGAGACGAGCTTTGAAGTGCAGATGAGGTACTCAAATGCCGACATCTTTATGACACATCACAGGAGAAAGTACAAGGACTACTACAAAAACGAAGAACTCTTGGAAGGAGAATTACTGGGCGAGGATGAGGCAGTGtgcagtagggatgtcccgaacCACATTTTTTGGTTTCCGGTCTGATCCGATTTTTTTGTAGAATTGCCGATCTGATCCGATTCGGTACCGATCCCTTTTCTTTTTATAATAAGGTTTTGTTACAAACAATAATTTGTGAaaatgaatatggttatgaaaatagctcttcaaagcattacaaataatgcaaccaaagtattgctgaatgtacttttttattacacacacagcatgaccaacaatattgtttggcttttgtaacaaacctctgtgaatcaggcccctaatccaataaaagatccaataaataaaagacaaaaatgaaaaaaatgggtgCGCAAAATACTTGTAGGGTAGgcctaatcatttgacatggttatagctCAATTTGTGCTgagatttagaatatatgatttgttttttacaaaCTCTTCAAAGTAATAATTTATTGACATTCCCCAGTATAAACAACGATCCCAATCCTTGGTTTGACAAgaacagattatctctgaatttaagtaaaactaaaataatgctatttggtaatagtagaaaggacacgtacgaccaaatacaaattaatggaacggatattgaaaaagtggaagaatataaattccttggggttataatagatgaaaaaatgagttggaaatctcatattaaatatatacagcaaaaggtggcgagaaatatctctatattgaataaagcaaaatatgttcttgatcaaaaatcactccacactctgtactgttccttagtattagcatatctaacgtattgtgtggagatatggggaaataattacaaaagcaatcttcactcactcactgtactgcaaaaaagatctgtgaggataattcataatgccaagtatagagaacatacaaaccctttatttttaaaatcacagatattaaaattcgcagatttagtacactttcaaaccgctagaataatgtataaagttaataataacgcgttacccaaaaacctaattaagtatttctcaatcagagaggagaaatatgatcttagaggaaaattaaacctaaaacatttatatgcgagaacaacgctgaaaacacacagcatttccgtgtgtggaattaaattatggaacggattgagtaaagaactcaaacaatgtacagagatgagcacattcaaaaaacaatacaagcagttgatgtttgccaaatacaaggcagaagagtcctgattgttctgtcaggtgtgttattttattttatttatttatttttttttattaatgaaattttattttttatttatttatttattttttttattattttctttgttgtgttaaaaaaaaaaaaaaaagctttgttcttatttatttatttagtatggtcatcattattatcattattatgaatgttctttctttttcggggggagggctatctcaccgttatctattatgtgttatcctatcactgaaaacatgacatggaaagcaggaagtgaacaacatgtactgtacaagaggtagattggatggggggtaggattaaataagctttgcttcttcctactccttttggacatgtggaactgttaaagaatgattcatgagatgtattccattgtaaccttcatattcaaataaactaaaccaaaccaaaccaaaccaaatcctgaagatcggatcgggacatacCTAGTGTGCAGAGCGAAGTGGAAATTTCTCCCACTTCCAGTCGGCTTTCCTCGTCATCTGTGTAGGATGTCTTTATGTAAACAACAAGgattgtgggaaatgtagtcTTTCATGGAAATTTCACAGAAAATTGCGGAATGTCCATGCGGAGTCCGCAGCACGCTTGAGTCTGTGAGCACCTTAACGGGTGCCAACCAGTGTGGCTGTACTGTACGTAATCTCACTTCCTGACACCTTAAGTGTCGCACAGGACGTTGAGTTGACAGTTCGGGATTTTAGCAAGACGGCTAGTGCTCTTGGCTCTCATTCAGCGGGACCTAGGTTTGTACCCAGGGCGGAACGCAGGGCTGCCTGAACCACGCGGGTTACAGATTATGGAGCTGTCACATGCATGTTTCCTTCAAGTACTCTACACAATGGATGCTTGATTGTGTGGCAAAGACAGCTACACTTCATAGGGGACGCTAGCACTaacagtgtccaaagtgtggccaaaAGGCCATTTGTTTAGCCgattttttaattggcccacaacatattatatcatattataatatacagtatatatacgcAAGCAATTTTTCCTACTGACATTGAAACGTAGGCAAACTGAAGGAATTtttgtgtggctaacatgctaaccacttggccaccgtccGGCCCCCTAACAATTGAGCGCCCAAACAAATCATCCACACACTGGTGACTGAATGTCGGTGAAGAATGGATAggggttcttttagagttggacGCTTTAAAccgtttgttacgtgcaatattgtacgaaaaccaagacagtgtacgagAAGCGAGAcaacattttgagaaaaaacGAATCATACAAAATCTGGGGCATTTGAAAAccgaagtttgactgtacagtatttaactGCTTAGTGTATCTTGACCTCCGCCGGATTCCTTTTAGCTTGCCTACTAATCAAAAGGTAAAGAACCTCTGGTGATtgtatgttggtaaacctcattCCTAGAACCTTAGGAGCTGCCCTGAGCGTCGAGTTGAGAGTTCAGGCTTTTAGCTCGACGCCTAGCGCTCTAACTCTCTTACTCTTATTCCGAAGGACTTTGATTTGAGTTCACGGCGGTGCGCGGGGCTGGCTGAACCAAGTGGGTTACAGAGTCAACTGCACTCTTCTGGTTTGTGAAGGTGTTTCACCTTTCAGATAAAAGCCTTCAATCAAACATTTTAGGTGTGGAGTCTCCCTATTTATGTCCCCGGTGGGTGTGGCCAAACAACTACTGTGACCACCCCCGGAGGACACCACTACCACTACCTTGCAGAACAGCAATAAACACAGCAACATGAATAAGCCTTGCAGAGAATGGATGACTAAATGTCAGTTGTTTTTAATTAGCCTTGGCCGGTTCATACATTTTTTAGGTGACTGCTTGCtctttttctttgtgaaggtGTAGGAAATGCCACTGCTTGTGTGGTGGGAGATAAGATCTATGTGACTGGAGGCCACTATGGCTTTAGAGGAAGCTGCACCTATGAGAAGATCCAAGTCTACAGGCCCGATAGCAATGAGTGGAGCATCATCACCATCAGCCCTCATCCAGGTATGAGATGAAGAAGACAGCAGTATGGATGCATTGCAGActtctttctctctttctttcaGAATATGGACTGTGTTCTGTGTCTCTGGATAAGAAACTTTATTTGGTGGGCGGGCAGACGACGATTGCAGACTGCTACGACACAGAGAGGGAGGAATGGAGCTCCATATCGGTGATGAAGGAGAGGAGGATGGAGTGTGGCGCCGCGGTGATGAACGCTTGTATCTACGTGACGGGAGGGTACTCCTACTCCAAAGGGACGTATCTACAGAGCATTGAGAGATACCACCCACAGCTGGACACCTGGGAGATGGTGGGGACTCTTCCAGGACCTTCCAGATCACAcggatgtgtttgtttttacagaGTTTAGTGTCCTGATGAatggttgccattttgtgccAAATACATTCCCATCGGGAACTATGCAAGTATCCATCGATCCATCAATCTTCTACCGCTTCGCGGgggtagcagcctaagcagggaaaaaCAGACTATCCTCTCCCCGGCTAATTCATCCAGGTCCTCCCGGCTGATCcggaggtgttcccaggccagctgagagacatagtctctccaatgtgtcctgggtcttccccgaggcttcCTACCAGTCGGATGTGCCTTGAACACcttcccagggaggcgtccgggaggcatcctgaccggagccacctcatctggctcctctcagtgtggATGAGCAGCTGTTATtctcagagtttctcccggatgacagtgcttctcaccttatctctaagggagagtccagccaccctacggtgGCAATTATGCACTCATCTTGGCTTTTAACCAACTACTGCTTCAAGAACTGAGCATCCTCGATAGAAGTGTGCACAAGAAGGATCTGGAGGATCTTTGAATCACGTTTTAGCAGTAGgtctgaaaaaaagtcatagcaCTCCTGTTAAATagcgaggatctttgacttgtgcttTTGCAGTactgtagatccttaaaaaagCAGAGCAGTCCTGTtacgtagaggatctttgactagcatttttgcaacaCAGCGGTCCTGTCACATGGATCATCTTTGACCAGCGTTTCTGCAGTACATCCTTAAAACAGTGGAGCACTCCTGCCACCTCTTTGACTTGCATATTTGCAGTAGAGCCTAAAAAAagcagcgctcctgtcatataaaggatctttgactcccATTTTGCAGTAAAGCCTAAAAATAGcacagcgctcct is drawn from Dunckerocampus dactyliophorus isolate RoL2022-P2 chromosome 9, RoL_Ddac_1.1, whole genome shotgun sequence and contains these coding sequences:
- the klhl23 gene encoding kelch-like protein 23, giving the protein MDKKMSHQQDGYTYEFCDADHPAELLHALRHFYLNGLFTDVTLQCGDSSQVFHCHKALLSARSSYFKIMFTADMRERSNSVIKLSGVDCGVLAALVNYVYTAQVSITETNVQSLLEAADLLQFIPVKQACQAFLVRLLDVDNCLGMHAFAQLHLCPQLEREARRMMLSRFSELIQQEEFLELDLNRIRTLVATQKLSALKDEELIDAVAKWVIHDLENRLHYTMDLLQSIHLDLDETDFKASLEVQRQCLVGSGDRLKSMIMKASRPKEIGTSGKTPSSIYIIGGYYWHPLCEVHIWEPSSDTWLRGKDMPDHARESYSVALLGADIYVTGGYRTNTVEALDTVFIYNCDDDEWTEGCPMITARYYHCSVALHGCLYAIGGYRGGAPEQETECYDPLKKTWLPCARMIQGVGNATACVVGDKIYVTGGHYGFRGSCTYEKIQVYRPDSNEWSIITISPHPEYGLCSVSLDKKLYLVGGQTTIADCYDTEREEWSSISVMKERRMECGAAVMNACIYVTGGYSYSKGTYLQSIERYHPQLDTWEMVGTLPGPSRSHGCVCFYRV